One region of Bactrocera neohumeralis isolate Rockhampton chromosome 5, APGP_CSIRO_Bneo_wtdbg2-racon-allhic-juicebox.fasta_v2, whole genome shotgun sequence genomic DNA includes:
- the LOC126758235 gene encoding B-cell lymphoma/leukemia 11A: MRIKMPAVRIAQDSDAMETDPSAQDMLTCGSCQKTFALSDIVKFIQHKVLQCNKENYGQCSTQAPSTDRDTDDGRPLSLVNRRPSISAPIISRKTSGSGSRIHTPPPSPADLLADGASSTPKRLVDENDNTTPRNEGAVEKSASLEIANNNLTESYVGSDVVKTNNIRIKQEQEQSDEVNINIALHANDSNQDNNDGQPLPKRPKIEVVDAESNTLHTEPSNYTCSTCKTRFTSAWRLIQHVQHSHDVKIYVELPTSLSPNSDLVSDPALSNLPLSASVPVSAPTITSAKSTAQPLSTLPSAASSLYPPVSHQSHKTDNSSTNCNISSNSSGSGTNNASTGIPAPTCSGHSNAVQQQHQQIQQQLQQHRAAVAAAAAVEQHKQQQQSNLTTAMQNAQNLAVAAAAGMRHHTLLPPPDMHANPFNLLRMPLPPSLAQNPVVPTVTPLFSRPHPDHYRMEQLVSEQFRHHGLNLAAAAVAAASSLSTPHSGVSQFSQSTNGSSNNPMESRPPSNSNSHRGSAPPTPLPPPPIILPQQNTANQVGSQTGINLEPQMDFYSQRLRQLAGTTSPGAGNIVNSSSPSPRQKQSPHFASPSPSQLPPTPVTNNTRPHSLTPPQKSDSMKQEIENINSTPRSASTPPSKPSQENAAVFACAYCEKKFRFENNLIIHQRIHTGEKPYKCTACEFECSHINKLMKHMRIHRGPEDGTSNAGSIGSNDAGDSEADADADGEAEGEGETEIDGEEENIDEDGLEDDEEDDIEDGEDIDYEAEDLSVSNRIDIQSESPKTTSTGPTSLVGELMDKFGLSNIAQYSEAYKQALQESGKFKYLTNKDRDNNNSSNSAISHVSDKLNGFPTALRLRDELSKNIFQQSPQSDGQNQVPLFNPFQNPFELSKRVKMDGNDWWNMSALHRNDSIFENLKMKPLGLGTANSMLHNQMLKKDNRQRNDTCEFCGKVFKNCSNLTVHRRSHTGEKPYKCELCSYACAQSSKLTRHMKTHGRTGKDVYRCRFCDMPFSVPSTLEKHMRKCVVNQGKAAAAAANAANAVAAAQAAAAAQHLQSQLPAQLSPASSLSSFPSQYVGITGSNTGNNISLPGSISGDNDTNLPTNLPTHHISLKEEA; this comes from the exons ACTCAGATGCCATGGAAACAGACCCTTCGGCACAGGATATGCTTACATGTGGATCCTGCCAAAAGACTTTTGCTCTTTCTGATATAGTTAAATTTATTCAACATAAAGTGCTGCAATGCAATAAAGAGAACTATGGACAGTGCTCGACTCAGG ctCCTTCGACCGATAGGGATACGGACGATGGCCGACCTTTAAGCTTAGTCAACAGAAGACCCTCGATATCGGCGCCAATAATTAGTCGAAAAACTTCTGGGTCTGGATCACGTATACATACGCCGCCTCCAAGCCCTGCGGATCTTTTAGCTGATGGCGCGTCCAGTACTCCTAAGCGCTTAGTGGACG AAAATGATAACACAACTCCCAGAAATGAAGGGGCTGTGGAGAAGAGCGCATCCTTGGAAATTGCAAACAATAACTTAACCGAGTCGTATGTAGGAAGTGATgtagtaaaaacaaataacattAGGATAAAGCAGGAACAAGAGCAAAGTGATGAAGTGAACATAAATATTGCATTGCATGCAAATGATTCCAACCAGGACAATAACGATGGCCAGCCGTTACCGAAACGCCCTAAAATCGAAGTGGTTGACGCGGAATCCAACACATTACATACAG AACCCAGCAATTATACATGTTCCACATGCAAGACTCGTTTCACTTCTGCTTGGCGCTTAATTCAGCATGTGCAACATTCGCATGATGTTAAGATATATGTAGAACTCCCCACCTCTCTATCTCCGAATTCCGATTTAGTGTCGGATCCTGCGTTGTCGAATTTGCCTCTATCAGCATCTGTGCCTGTATCGGCACCAACTATAACCTCAGCGAAATCAACTGCACAGCCCTTATCGACTTTACCCTCCGCCGCTTCTTCCTTATATCCGCCCGTCAGTCACCAATCACACAAAACTGATAACTCGAGTACAAACTGCAACATTAGTAGCAATAGCAGCGGTAGTGGAACTAACAACGCCTCTACCGGCATACCAGCCCCTACTTGTAGTGGTCACTCAAATGCTGTccaacagcaacatcaacaaATCCAGCAACAACTTCAACAGCATCGAGCAGCAGTTGCTGCTGCGGCAGCGGTTGAACaacataagcaacaacaacaaagcaatctTACAACAGCAATGCAAAATGCCCAAAACTTAGCGGTCGCTGCAGCTGCGGGCATGCGGCATCATACGCTGTTGCCACCGCCTGACATGCACGCAAATCCTTTTAATCTGCTGAGAATGCCTTTACCACCTTCTTTGGCACAAAACCCTGTAGTTCCTACTGTCACACCACTATTTTCGCGACCCCATCCCGACCATTACAGAATGGAACAACTTGTATCTGAGCAATTTAGGCATCATGGCTTGAATTTAGCAGCAGCTGCTGTAGCAGCAGCAAGTTCACTCTCCACCCCACACTCTGGAGTTTCTCAATTTAGTCAAAGTACTAACGGATCCTCGAACAACCCTATGGAATCACGACCTCCTTCAAACAGTAATAGCCACCGTGGTTCAGCGCCGCCCACACCACTTCCACCTCCACCAATAATTCTGCCACAACAGAATACCGCCAATCAGGTGGGGTCTCAGACTGGTATAAATCTTGAGCCTCAGATGGATTTTTACTCGCAGCGATTGCGTCAGCTTGCAGGAACAACAAGTCCTGGGGCTGGAAATATTGTTAACTCGAGCTCGCCGAGTCCACGACAAAAGCAATCGCCTCATTTTGCGAGCCCATCACCATCCCAGCTACCTCCTACACCTGTGACAAACAATACGAGACCACATTCACTAACTCCTCCACAAAAGAGTGATTCTATGAAGCAGGAAATCGAAAACATCAATTCTACGCCTCGATCAGCTTCTACACCGCCTTCAAAGCCCAGCCAAGAGAATGCTGCTGTGTTTGCTTGTGCGTACTGTGAAAAGAAATTtagatttgaaaataatttgataattCATCAGAGAATACACACCGGAGAAAAACCATACAAATGCACAGCCTGCGAATTTGAGTGTTCCCATATCAATAAACTGATGAAGCACATGAGAATACATCGTGGCCCAGAAGATGGCACAAGTAATGCTGGCTCTATAGGTTCGAACGATGCCGGAGATTCAGAAGCTGACGCCGATGCTGACGGAGAGGCTGAAGGCGAAGGAGAAACGGAAATCGATGGGGAGGAAGAAAACATTGACGAGGACGGATTGGAAGACGACGAGGAGGACGATATCGAAGATGGCGAAGATATCGATTATGAAGCGGAAGACCTAAGCGTTAGTAATAGGATCGATATACAAAGTGAAAGTCCAAAGACTACAAGTACTGGTCCTACATCGCTGGTAGGTGAACTAATGGACAAATTTGGTTTGTCCAATATAGCACAATACTCCGAAGCGTACAAGCAAGCATTGCAGGAGTCtggaaaattcaaatatttaacaaataaggATAGAGACAATAACAACTCAAGTAATTCAGCAATATCGCACGTATCTGATAAATTGAATGGCTTCCCAACTGCATTACGTCTGCGGGATGAGTTATCGAAGAACATTTTTCAGCAATCACCGCAATCTGATGGCCAGAATCAAGTACCCCTATTCAATCCATTTCAAAATCCATTCGAACTATCTAAACGGGTTAAAATGGATGGCAATGACTGGTGGAATATGTCAGCTCTGCATCGGAATGATTCGATTTTCGAGAATCTCAAAATGAAACCATTGGGTCTTGGCACTGCTAACTCAATGCTTCACAatcaaatgttaaaaaaagatAATCGGCAACGTAATGACACGTGTGAATTCTGTggtaaagtttttaaaaactgCTCTAACCTCACCGTTCACCGCCGAAGTCATACGGGAGAAAAACCATACAAGTGTGAATTGTGTTCCTATGCCTGCGCGCAAAGTTCAAAATTAACCCGCCACATGAAAACGCATGGACGCACTGGTAAAGACGTTTACCGTTGTCGTTTTTGTGATATGCCTTTTAGTGTTCCGTCAACACTGGAAAAGCACATGCGCAAATGTGTTGTCAATCAGGGtaaagcagcagcagcggcagcaaacGCTGCAAACGCTGTGGCAGCAGCACAAGCGGCAGCTGCGGCTCAACATCTACAATCACAATTACCAGCGCAATTATCACCTGCAAGCTCACTCTCATCCTTTCCATCGCAATACGTTGGCATCACTGGCAGCAATACTGGCAACAATATCTCACTGCCCGGTAGCATTAGTGGCGATAACGATACCAATTTGCCCACAAATCTACCAACACATCATATCTCATTAAAGGAAGAGGCATGA